The Muricauda sp. SCSIO 65647 genome includes a region encoding these proteins:
- a CDS encoding GNAT family N-acetyltransferase has product MTIEIRDARPEDMPAVLRLVKELATFEKEPEAVEVTETDLVRDGFGEKKRFHCFVAESQDEVVGLALVYPRYSTWKGPVVHLEDLIVTEKARGQGVGSTLLATVVKYGHDLGVKRISWEVLDWNEPAIKFYESNGAVVMRDWDVVQLDENGIENYLNNI; this is encoded by the coding sequence ATGACTATTGAGATTCGTGATGCCAGACCAGAAGATATGCCTGCCGTGTTACGGTTGGTAAAAGAATTGGCAACTTTTGAGAAAGAACCTGAGGCTGTTGAAGTAACTGAAACGGATTTGGTACGTGACGGATTTGGAGAAAAAAAGCGGTTTCATTGTTTTGTTGCTGAATCACAAGATGAGGTTGTTGGACTCGCATTGGTATATCCGCGATACTCTACATGGAAAGGTCCGGTCGTTCATCTTGAAGATCTGATCGTTACCGAAAAGGCCAGGGGGCAGGGGGTCGGCTCGACACTTTTGGCCACTGTGGTAAAATACGGCCATGATTTGGGCGTTAAACGTATCAGTTGGGAAGTGCTGGATTGGAACGAGCCCGCCATCAAGTTTTATGAGTCAAATGGGGCGGTGGTGATGCGCGATTGGGATGTGGTTCAGCTAGATGAGAACGGAATAGAAAATTATCTAAACAATATATGA
- the fbp gene encoding class 1 fructose-bisphosphatase: MQKKNKTLGEFIIENQSEFQYSTGELSKLINAIRLAAKVVNHGVNKAGLVDILGQAGDTNVQGEDQQKLDVLANEKFIQTLKNREIVCGIASEEEDDFISINSQDEQHQNKYVVLIDPLDGSSNIDVNVSVGTIFSVYRRMTPVGTPVTLEDFLQPGKNQVAAGYIIYGTSTMLVYTTGHGVNGFTLNPAIGTFYLSHPNMQFPETGKIYSVNEGNYIHFPQGVKDYIKYCQKEEGDRPYTSRYIGSLVSDFHRNMIKGGIYMYPKSSMAEAGKLRLLYECNPMAFLAEQADGKASDGFQRILDIQPSELHQRVPFFCGSKKMVEKAEEFMQQA; the protein is encoded by the coding sequence ATGCAAAAGAAAAACAAGACACTTGGCGAGTTTATCATTGAAAACCAATCAGAATTTCAATACTCAACAGGTGAACTTTCTAAATTGATCAATGCCATCAGACTAGCCGCCAAAGTGGTCAATCATGGAGTCAACAAAGCAGGGCTTGTTGATATTCTTGGGCAAGCGGGCGATACCAATGTACAGGGCGAAGACCAACAAAAACTGGATGTATTGGCCAACGAAAAATTCATCCAGACCTTGAAGAACAGGGAAATTGTGTGTGGTATCGCTTCAGAAGAAGAAGATGACTTCATCAGTATAAACAGCCAAGATGAACAGCATCAGAACAAATATGTGGTCTTGATCGATCCATTGGACGGTTCTTCCAATATCGATGTCAATGTATCGGTAGGTACCATTTTCTCGGTTTATCGAAGAATGACCCCCGTGGGTACCCCTGTCACTCTTGAAGATTTTTTACAACCCGGTAAAAACCAAGTGGCCGCCGGATATATCATTTATGGTACCTCTACCATGTTGGTCTATACCACGGGCCATGGCGTAAACGGCTTTACGTTGAATCCTGCCATCGGTACTTTTTACCTCTCACATCCAAATATGCAGTTTCCTGAGACGGGCAAGATCTATTCGGTGAACGAGGGCAACTACATCCACTTTCCCCAAGGGGTGAAAGACTATATCAAATATTGCCAAAAAGAAGAGGGCGATCGCCCCTACACCTCACGATACATCGGTTCATTGGTTTCGGATTTTCACAGAAACATGATCAAAGGGGGCATTTATATGTACCCAAAAAGTAGTATGGCCGAGGCGGGAAAGTTGCGCCTACTTTACGAATGTAACCCTATGGCCTTTTTGGCCGAGCAGGCCGACGGAAAAGCCAGTGATGGTTTTCAACGTATATTGGACATTCAGCCCAGCGAACTGCACCAACGGGTACCGTTTTTCTGCGGCAGTAAGAAAATGGTCGAAAAGGCCGAGGAGTTTATGCAGCAGGCCTAG
- a CDS encoding TerB family tellurite resistance protein — MPVTDWYEHGEKRRELAHFATLCSLAAVDGEINPHEKAILDKFAFKLNITEAEYKEIMKKENKYPIETPHSGEKRLKRLFDFFQIIFSDNVMDDVERKMVEKYAIGLGFPLKKAEEIIEKSINIFTGKIDFEDYQYLLKK, encoded by the coding sequence ATGCCTGTAACTGATTGGTACGAGCACGGAGAGAAACGCAGAGAGTTGGCCCACTTCGCCACGTTGTGCAGTCTAGCTGCCGTAGATGGGGAGATCAACCCCCATGAAAAGGCCATTTTAGATAAGTTTGCCTTCAAACTTAACATCACCGAGGCCGAGTACAAAGAAATCATGAAAAAGGAGAACAAATACCCAATCGAGACTCCCCATAGCGGTGAAAAACGACTCAAGCGTTTGTTCGATTTCTTTCAGATCATTTTTTCAGATAATGTAATGGATGATGTAGAACGAAAAATGGTCGAAAAATATGCTATTGGGCTGGGCTTTCCTTTGAAAAAAGCGGAAGAGATCATTGAGAAATCCATCAATATTTTTACAGGTAAAATTGATTTTGAGGATTACCAATATTTATTGAAAAAATAA
- a CDS encoding ligase-associated DNA damage response exonuclease, giving the protein MKAPLLQFTDRGIYCQEANVYLDPWKPVDKAIISHGHADHSRSGHKRYITHHRNLPIVKHRLGNVSIIGKDWGEAFTVNGVKFSLHPAGHIIGSSQIRVEHKGEVWVFTGDYKLENDGLATPYETVKCHTFITECTFGLPAFLWMPQEQVISDINEWWATNKANGQTSVLFGYSLGKAQRLLKHLDPSIGKIYTHGAIENMTEVLRPLADFPKTELITRDTKKEDIKGNMVIAPPSAHGSNWIRKMVPYVTASASGWMAFRGARRRRAIDKGFVLSDHCDWSGLLEAIKSTGAERVICTHGYTEIFSRYLRELGYDARTEETQYEGELAETGSSETVKTQAE; this is encoded by the coding sequence ATGAAAGCTCCCTTGCTTCAATTTACAGATCGTGGTATTTATTGTCAGGAGGCCAATGTCTATCTTGACCCTTGGAAACCCGTCGATAAGGCCATCATTTCGCACGGTCATGCCGACCATAGCCGCTCGGGCCATAAGCGATACATCACCCATCATCGCAATCTTCCCATTGTAAAACATCGCTTGGGCAATGTTTCGATCATTGGAAAAGATTGGGGTGAAGCCTTTACCGTCAATGGTGTGAAGTTCAGCCTGCATCCAGCGGGCCATATCATCGGTTCATCACAGATCCGGGTCGAACACAAAGGTGAGGTCTGGGTCTTTACCGGCGATTATAAATTGGAGAACGATGGTCTGGCCACCCCTTATGAAACCGTGAAATGCCACACTTTTATTACCGAATGTACGTTTGGGCTCCCTGCCTTTTTATGGATGCCCCAAGAACAGGTCATCAGCGATATCAATGAATGGTGGGCCACCAATAAGGCCAATGGGCAAACCTCGGTACTCTTTGGGTATTCTCTAGGTAAAGCACAGCGTTTGCTAAAGCATCTTGACCCATCCATCGGAAAAATCTATACCCATGGGGCCATAGAGAACATGACCGAAGTGCTGCGACCTTTGGCTGATTTTCCAAAAACGGAACTGATTACCCGCGACACCAAGAAAGAAGATATCAAGGGCAATATGGTCATCGCCCCGCCCAGTGCCCATGGCAGTAACTGGATCCGAAAAATGGTGCCCTATGTCACCGCCTCGGCCAGCGGTTGGATGGCCTTTCGAGGAGCCAGACGAAGACGTGCAATAGATAAGGGCTTTGTGCTCAGCGACCATTGCGATTGGTCAGGGTTGCTAGAGGCGATAAAATCAACAGGGGCCGAGAGGGTCATCTGTACACACGGTTACACCGAAATCTTCTCAAGATATCTTCGAGAGCTGGGCTATGATGCACGCACTGAAGAAACCCAATATGAGGGTGAATTGGCAGAAACCGGCTCTTCAGAAACCGTGAAAACCCAGGCCGAATGA
- a CDS encoding ATP-dependent DNA ligase, with amino-acid sequence MKAFARLIKTFDSTNKTNIKVQALADYFKAADDKDKVWTIAILSHRRPPRPVNTTLLREWAAELANIPIWLFEESYHIVGDLAETIALVVPEKEKSANKSLTQFLEEMLALKQKPEEEKKKYLFDNWQRMDYYERFVFTKLITGGFRIGVSQKLMTRALSKATEIDEDILAYKLMGNWNPHSITFQALILEERESDFLSKPYPFYLAYALDDDVEGLGNVKDWSVEHKWDGIRAQVIIRNNELFVWSRGEELVTDKYPEFEKFVGIVPNGTVLDGEILSYPNGNIGSFNDLQTRIGRKTISKSLLKKTPVVLKAYDLLEWQGKDIRQKPYFQRRELLEKLHGEVVISSKFEISLMLSERMRFNSWKTMVEEREKSREKRSEGLMLKRNDSPYLVGRKKGDWWKWKVDPLTIDAVLTYAMRGHGRRSNLFTDYTFALWSENENGERELVTFAKAYSGLTDAEFREVDAWIKKNTLERFGPVRSVTPHHVFEIAFEGIALSKRHKSGVATRFPRILRWRKDKKIEEANSIEDIKMMIP; translated from the coding sequence ATGAAAGCTTTTGCCCGACTCATCAAAACCTTTGACAGCACCAATAAAACCAATATCAAGGTACAGGCCTTGGCTGATTATTTTAAGGCTGCCGATGACAAGGACAAGGTGTGGACCATCGCCATTCTCTCACACCGTCGCCCTCCACGACCGGTCAATACGACCCTGCTCCGCGAATGGGCAGCCGAACTGGCAAACATACCCATATGGTTGTTCGAGGAAAGTTACCATATCGTGGGTGACTTGGCCGAGACCATTGCTTTGGTGGTTCCTGAAAAAGAAAAATCCGCAAACAAATCATTGACCCAGTTTCTGGAAGAGATGTTGGCCCTCAAACAAAAACCAGAAGAAGAAAAAAAGAAGTACCTCTTCGACAATTGGCAGCGGATGGACTACTATGAGCGTTTTGTTTTCACCAAACTCATCACAGGCGGCTTTCGTATTGGGGTGAGCCAAAAACTAATGACCCGTGCCCTTTCAAAAGCCACAGAAATTGATGAGGATATTCTCGCCTACAAGCTCATGGGCAACTGGAACCCCCATAGCATTACATTTCAAGCCTTGATTCTGGAAGAGAGGGAAAGTGACTTTTTGAGCAAACCCTATCCGTTTTACCTTGCCTATGCCCTCGATGATGACGTCGAAGGCTTGGGCAATGTAAAAGACTGGTCTGTTGAACACAAATGGGATGGTATTCGCGCGCAGGTCATTATCCGCAATAATGAACTTTTTGTTTGGAGCCGCGGTGAAGAATTGGTCACCGATAAATATCCCGAATTCGAAAAATTCGTTGGCATCGTTCCCAATGGCACGGTGCTCGATGGGGAGATACTTTCCTATCCCAACGGAAATATTGGCTCTTTTAATGATTTGCAAACACGCATTGGCAGAAAGACCATCTCCAAATCCCTATTGAAAAAAACACCTGTCGTATTAAAGGCCTATGACCTGTTGGAGTGGCAAGGAAAAGACATTCGGCAAAAACCCTATTTTCAGCGCAGGGAATTATTGGAAAAACTCCATGGTGAAGTTGTCATTTCAAGCAAATTTGAAATCTCACTCATGCTTTCTGAACGCATGCGGTTCAACTCTTGGAAAACTATGGTCGAAGAGCGCGAAAAATCCAGGGAAAAAAGAAGCGAAGGCCTTATGCTCAAACGCAATGACTCGCCCTATCTCGTAGGCCGCAAAAAGGGCGATTGGTGGAAATGGAAGGTAGATCCCCTCACCATCGATGCCGTGCTCACCTATGCCATGCGCGGCCATGGTCGTCGCAGTAATCTCTTTACCGATTATACTTTTGCACTATGGAGCGAAAATGAAAATGGCGAAAGAGAATTGGTCACCTTTGCCAAGGCCTACTCAGGATTGACCGATGCCGAGTTTCGTGAAGTGGATGCTTGGATCAAAAAGAATACGTTAGAACGGTTCGGACCTGTACGGAGTGTAACCCCCCATCATGTATTTGAAATTGCCTTTGAGGGCATTGCCCTTTCAAAAAGACACAAGAGTGGGGTGGCGACAAGATTTCCCCGTATTTTGCGATGGCGGAAGGACAAAAAGATTGAAGAAGCGAACAGTATCGAAGATATCAAAATGATGATCCCATAG
- a CDS encoding ligase-associated DNA damage response DEXH box helicase, with protein sequence MTKKQLFEIAAIWFERQGWKPFAFQKETWKHFLNGKHGLLNAPTGSGKTYALWFPIVLNYIKNHPDHATKHKKGLKAVWITPLRALSQEIKQSAERIVNDLELPMTVGIRTGDTSSKERARQRTTMPDLLITTPESLQLLLASKDYPKTFKNCSAIVVDEWHELLGSKRGVQMELGLSRLKTICNDLRIWGISATIGNLEQARQVLLGPGTEAYQNSVLVKAQLNKKITVKSIIPMTMETFPWRGHLGLHLLNEVVPIIKNSRTTLLFTNTRSQCEIWFQKILEKYPEFAGEMAMHHGSINKETRLWVEQAIRNESLKAVVCTSSLDLGVDFAPVETVIQIGGPKGVARFLQRAGRSGHRPGKESVIYFLPTHAIELIEASALQMAVKKNAVEDRLPFLNSFDVLIQYLTTLAVSEGFYPEEIYPEIKQTFCYQGITEDQWQWLLNFLVMGSQSLKSYDEYKKVEVGADGLFKVNDRGVAMRHRFQIGTIVGDASLSVVYQKGGYIGSIEESFVSKLNAGDVFVFAGRNLEFIRIRGMKVQVRNSNKRTNKVPAWAGGRLSFSSQMSALLREELYKASKNENLSKELKSLKHIFDKQREESIVPSPSEFLIETFKSRDGYHHIFYPFEGRAVHEAMSSLLSYRIGLLSPITCSLAFNDYGFEMLSDKPIDIQAVLDNDLFTIDYMLSDLQKSLNSNEMARRKFRDIAVISGMVFTGYPEKGVKMKHLQSSSQLLFDVFRDYEPDNLLFQQAFTETFEHQLEEGRLRIALERINQQNIIWKQCERPTPFSFPLITDRLREKLSNEKLADRIKRMTKILMK encoded by the coding sequence ATGACCAAAAAACAACTTTTTGAAATTGCGGCCATATGGTTTGAACGACAAGGCTGGAAACCCTTTGCTTTTCAAAAAGAGACGTGGAAACATTTTTTGAACGGCAAACATGGGCTGCTCAATGCCCCAACGGGCAGTGGCAAGACGTATGCACTTTGGTTTCCGATCGTATTGAACTACATCAAAAACCATCCTGACCATGCCACCAAGCACAAAAAGGGACTCAAAGCGGTTTGGATCACACCGCTACGGGCACTTTCACAAGAGATCAAGCAATCGGCCGAGCGTATCGTCAATGATTTGGAACTGCCCATGACGGTGGGCATCCGTACCGGGGACACTTCATCAAAAGAGCGGGCACGACAACGTACTACCATGCCCGATCTGCTCATCACCACCCCCGAAAGCCTACAATTGCTCTTGGCGTCAAAAGACTATCCAAAGACATTCAAAAATTGTTCGGCAATAGTGGTCGACGAGTGGCACGAGCTTTTGGGCAGTAAAAGGGGCGTGCAGATGGAATTGGGCCTTTCGCGCTTAAAGACCATTTGTAATGACCTCCGCATTTGGGGCATTTCGGCCACCATCGGCAATTTAGAGCAAGCACGGCAAGTGCTCTTGGGGCCCGGAACCGAGGCATACCAAAACTCCGTTTTGGTCAAGGCACAACTGAACAAAAAAATAACGGTCAAGAGCATCATTCCCATGACCATGGAAACATTTCCATGGCGGGGGCATTTGGGCCTACATCTTTTGAACGAGGTCGTACCCATCATCAAAAACAGCAGAACCACTTTACTTTTCACCAACACCCGAAGCCAATGTGAGATATGGTTCCAAAAAATCTTGGAGAAATATCCTGAGTTTGCTGGCGAGATGGCCATGCACCATGGCAGTATCAACAAAGAGACCCGCCTGTGGGTAGAGCAGGCCATTCGCAATGAAAGTTTGAAGGCGGTCGTCTGCACTTCCAGTCTGGATCTGGGGGTTGATTTCGCTCCTGTCGAAACCGTTATACAGATCGGCGGACCCAAAGGAGTGGCCCGTTTTCTGCAACGGGCAGGGCGTAGCGGACATAGACCCGGCAAAGAGAGTGTCATCTATTTTTTGCCGACCCACGCCATTGAATTGATCGAGGCATCGGCCCTACAGATGGCCGTGAAGAAAAATGCGGTCGAAGATCGATTGCCCTTTTTGAACAGTTTTGATGTGCTCATCCAGTACTTGACCACCTTGGCGGTTTCCGAAGGGTTTTATCCTGAGGAAATCTATCCTGAAATCAAACAAACGTTCTGCTATCAGGGCATTACCGAAGACCAATGGCAGTGGCTGCTCAACTTTTTGGTCATGGGCAGCCAAAGCCTGAAAAGCTATGATGAATACAAAAAGGTAGAGGTAGGGGCCGACGGCCTGTTCAAGGTCAATGACCGTGGGGTGGCCATGCGCCATCGATTTCAAATCGGCACCATCGTGGGCGATGCCAGTCTATCGGTAGTGTATCAAAAAGGAGGCTATATCGGTTCTATCGAAGAGTCTTTTGTATCTAAACTGAATGCAGGTGATGTCTTTGTCTTTGCAGGTCGTAATCTTGAGTTCATTCGAATTCGTGGAATGAAGGTACAGGTACGCAATTCGAACAAGCGCACCAACAAAGTGCCCGCATGGGCAGGCGGCCGCCTTAGTTTTTCTTCACAGATGTCCGCCTTGTTGCGAGAAGAACTGTACAAGGCCTCAAAAAATGAGAACCTGAGCAAAGAACTAAAATCCTTAAAACATATTTTTGACAAACAACGAGAGGAAAGCATTGTTCCGAGTCCATCTGAATTTCTTATCGAAACCTTTAAGTCGCGAGATGGCTACCACCATATTTTTTATCCGTTCGAGGGGCGGGCCGTACATGAAGCGATGAGCAGTCTGCTATCATACCGAATCGGTTTACTGTCACCCATCACCTGTTCGCTGGCCTTTAATGACTATGGTTTTGAAATGCTGTCAGACAAGCCAATCGACATACAGGCCGTATTGGACAATGATCTGTTCACCATCGATTATATGCTATCCGACCTACAAAAAAGTTTGAACTCGAACGAAATGGCCAGACGTAAATTTCGCGACATTGCCGTTATCAGCGGTATGGTGTTTACGGGCTATCCTGAAAAAGGAGTAAAAATGAAGCACCTACAGAGCAGTTCACAATTGCTGTTCGATGTCTTTCGCGACTATGAGCCCGACAACCTGCTCTTTCAACAGGCCTTTACAGAAACCTTTGAGCACCAATTGGAAGAAGGCCGTCTTCGAATCGCCTTGGAACGCATCAACCAACAAAACATCATCTGGAAACAGTGTGAAAGGCCCACCCCTTTCTCTTTTCCCTTGATTACCGACCGATTGCGCGAGAAACTCTCCAACGAAAAATTGGCCGACCGTATCAAGCGCATGACCAAGATATTGATGAAATGA
- the pdeM gene encoding ligase-associated DNA damage response endonuclease PdeM, with product MNQTIKIQDQEFILHPLGGVFWTERSLLLVSDVHLGKVGHFRKFGAAVPRKAVHQNFLLLDRLVSAFQPFQVCFLGDLFHSSLNKEWQLFENWVAKTPSKIVLVAGNHDIIAPEEFEALGIEIFEELIVENFLLTHHPIERDTLFNFCGHIHPAVRLKGFGRQRLRLPCFFKTQNQMILPAFGEFTGSHALTPKKEDEIFVIVENEVVKI from the coding sequence ATGAACCAAACCATCAAAATACAGGACCAAGAATTCATTCTCCACCCGTTGGGCGGTGTTTTTTGGACCGAAAGATCCTTGTTGCTGGTCAGTGACGTACACTTGGGCAAAGTGGGCCATTTTCGAAAATTTGGGGCGGCTGTGCCCAGAAAGGCCGTACACCAGAACTTTTTGTTATTGGATAGGCTTGTATCGGCATTTCAGCCCTTTCAGGTATGTTTTCTCGGCGATCTGTTCCATTCTTCCTTGAACAAAGAATGGCAGCTTTTTGAAAATTGGGTGGCCAAAACCCCTTCAAAAATTGTCTTGGTAGCCGGCAATCACGATATTATCGCCCCAGAGGAATTTGAAGCTTTGGGGATTGAAATCTTTGAAGAATTGATCGTGGAAAACTTTCTTTTGACCCATCACCCCATCGAGCGCGATACCCTTTTCAATTTCTGCGGGCACATTCACCCAGCGGTGCGATTGAAGGGTTTCGGGAGACAAAGGCTACGCCTACCCTGTTTCTTTAAGACCCAAAATCAAATGATCCTTCCCGCTTTTGGAGAATTTACGGGCTCACATGCGCTGACCCCAAAAAAAGAAGATGAAATTTTTGTCATCGTAGAGAACGAAGTGGTCAAAATCTAG